The proteins below come from a single Oncorhynchus gorbuscha isolate QuinsamMale2020 ecotype Even-year linkage group LG12, OgorEven_v1.0, whole genome shotgun sequence genomic window:
- the phldb2b gene encoding pleckstrin homology-like domain family B member 2 isoform X6 yields the protein MQSASCGHSRFSHGFPGFTAVGDPETLCQPESDQMSPDEPQSPLDLIDTGKCLKVQTATPHLVSLGSGRLSVAITLLPLKEGVTRIGREDAAVPQDITIQGVGIEAEHCIIINTSGVIILDPCGNLCSLDGIPVTSPVPLTQGYSLCLGQSYFFRFNHPEEASRMKSMLPQKSPVSPLAYSTDYLKFSSDYSHGVVGGAGSARGMRSASELRDLMDTLQRKKIALETSLRANGDSSPSYFSMTQSPPTTPVTSPTSMSSAYQEQARRFYGSDRPPLSVKAAVPPSPSRRSDPPSSRSSMTRNQSYQSQDSLLASPGDGRRQLNPNSSPLLSMWNGGGSSNSVAGGESLSSPPPRSSLSPTSGAASVPSSPRLGRRSHGNHEPTPSNRTRKYSAGSIGGMIGSHSLSLPRLCLSSSPRSHDNGALVLSTLPPTSRRSEPLRNSSHNNSQNHITNSNYNHNPTTNFNYSQGQNMNQKGNQGEGVVSISLSSPKSPTQAPPDVTVPFRSGGSSSPRVAKKLSLTSTSSTSSLQEPEWPASCGVPPGPELFFGEREHRGGSLEPGLGLGERRQSFGKGGLEPGFGLGDRRQSFGKGGVEPSLGLGERRQSFGKGGLEPGLGLGERRQSFGKGGVGLGAGVTPPGGFRARSGSISSLSGKEELTDYHHRQRDERLREQEVERLERQRLETILSLCSELGRSEQDRERTVGSSVDAGAGLADLQMINRELEKLQVSDDDESESVFSDSTVNGNGAGSGSENGYYGNDEERPVRQRRSSGHRDHMAESPAIILRSSATSLTAHLPRTNRALVEEGQRRQEVTRVEEERIQVLNNMEELEQKIKELDNQMDESLREVEVERALVEAEQQAELAALQQERDALETLNTKMSDMEQQAQNQKSPACVSLQAERARVEQLSQNVCELRSQLHCCPEAMKEPLQEQLTRNSEVLEAETKRFEDLEFQQLERESRHDEEKEESTQQLLREIADYQRSTVTRKERLVALNKQAGQITQQAQREKDSFLKERTSLQMMVQREKDNLASVENKYADLTGGRGFPLSPISLKEDTVSLADVCQSQSRDHASSSLSSLILPADLLVLSSLLSSLSIKSAEGYVTVSEINEIYSQLGGNPSPAPVLANPSPDSEPSPPTDDSAPKPAEAVHFRSLEERKRLVKEGGAHLSDTLPRKKTTSIVTPQFNCATLGRSMPNKSHQPLVQSSSCGSILPRAMSVSSNRDTDKRHLHKGQPSSRAASQSNVYLDTYGHCDNGQAYDTMSVDSSDSMETSISACSPDNVSCASTSNVTKLEEMERLLRQAQAEKNRLIEHKEQEMESRKQALEEERRRREDLEKRLQEETNRRQKLIDREVKLREKQRAQSRPLTRYLPVRKDDFDLKAHIESAGHSADTCFHLSLTEKTCRGFLVKMGGKIKTWKKRWFVFDRNRRTLSYFSDKHEAKLKGVIYFQAIEEVYYDHLKNAHKSPNPCLTFSVKTHDRVYYMVAPSPEAMRIWMDVIVTGAEGYTQFMV from the exons GTTACTCTCTGTGTCTGGGTCAATCCTACTTCTTCCGTTTCAACCATCCAGAAGAGGCCAGCCGTATGAAGAGCATGCTGCCCCAGaagagccctgtctctcctctggccTACAGCACAG actatCTGAAGTTCAGTAGTGACTACAGCCATGGGGTGGTGGGAGGGGCCGGCAGTGCAAGAGGGATGCGTTCTGCCTCAGAGCTCCGTGATTTGATGGACACCTTACAACGAAAGAAGATCGCCCTGGAGACGAGCCTGAGAGCCAATGGGGACTCTAGCCCCTCCTACTTCAGTATGACACAG TCTCCACCCACCACGCCTGTGACCTCACCCACCTCGATGTCGTCAGCCTATCAAGAGCAGGCTAGGCGTTTCTATGGCTCTGATCGCCCACCCCTCTCGGTCAAAGCCgcagtccctccctccccctctcggcGCTCTGACCCCCCTTCCTCCCGATCCTCCATGACCCGGAACCAATCCTACCAATCACAAGACAGCCTGCTGGCCTCCCCTGGCGACGGGCGACGACAACTAAACCCAAACTCCTCCCCCCTGTTGTCGATGTGGAACGGTGGAGGTTCCTCTAACTCAGTGGCCGGTGGTgagagcctctcctctcctcctccacgttcatccctctctccaaccaGTGGAGCAGCCAGCGTGCCCTCCAGCCCCCGCCTGGGACGCCGAAGTCACGGCAACCATGAGCCGACACCTAGCAACCGAACCAGGAAGTACTCTGCAGGGTCGATAGGTGGCATGATAGGAAgtcacagcctctctctgcccCGCCTCTGCCTATCATCGTCGCCACGTTCCCATGATAATGGAGCCTTGGTGCTCTCTACCCTCCCCCCGACCTCGCGGCGCTCTGAACCTCTACGTAACTCTTCTCACAACAATAGCCAAAACCACATCACAAACAgtaactacaaccataacccaACCACTAACTTTAACTACAGCCAGGGCCAAAACATGAACCAGAAGGGGAACCAAGGTGAGGGGGTGGTATccatttccctctcctccccaaagTCTCCTACCCAGGCCCCTCCAGACGTAACTGTCCCGTTCCGATCAGGGGGCTCCTCCAGTCCCCGCGTAGCCAAGAAACTCAGCCTCACCTCCACCAGCTCCACATCCAGCCTCCAGGAGCCAGAGTGGCCAGCCAGCTGCGGAGTCCCCCCTGGACCAGAGCTTTTTTTCGGGGAGAGGGAGCACAGAGGTGGCAGCCTGGAGCCTGGTCTAGGGTTAGGGGAACGGAGACAGTCTTTTGGGAAGGGTGGGCTTGAACCAGGGTTCGGTCTGGGGGACAGAAGACAGTCCTTTGGAAAGGGAGGGGTAGAACCTAGTTTGGGATTAGGGGAACGGAGACAGTCTTTTGGGAAGGGAGGTTTAGAgccaggtttagggttaggggaacgAAGGCAGTCATTTGGGAAGGGAGGAGTGGGGCTGGGGGCGGGGGTGACCCCACCTGGGGGGTTCAGGGCGAGGAGTGGCAGTATCAGCTCCCTGAGTGGGAAGGAAGAACTGACTGACTACCACCATcgccagagagatgagagactacGAGAACAGGAGGTGGAGAgactg GAACGCCAGCGGCTGGAAAccattctgtctctgtgttcagagctgggtcGATCGGagcaggacagggagaggactgTTGGTTCTAGTGTCGATGCCGGTGCTGGTCTAGCCGACCTTCAGATGATCAACCGGGAACTAGAGAAACTCCAGGTCTCTGACGACGATGAGTCAGAATCCGTCTTCTCTGACTCAACTGTGAACGGAAATGGGGCCGGTAGCGGCTCTGAGAACGGTTACTACGGTAACGACGAGGAGCGTCCAGTCCGACAGCGACGGAGCAGCGGCCACCGGGACCACATGGCAGAATCGCCAGCCATCATCCTACGAAGCTCCGCCACCTCGCTCACCGCGCACCTGCCTAGGACTAATCGG GCGCTGGTGGAGGAGGGCCAGCGGAGGCAGGAAGTGACtcgtgtggaggaggagaggatccaGGTGCTGAACAACATGGAGGAGCTGGAACAGAAGATCAAAGAACTGGACAACCAGATGGATGAGTCTCTCAGAGAG gtggaggtGGAGCGTGCCCTGGTGGAGGCAGAGCAGCAGGCGGAGCTAGCGGCCTTGCAGCAGGAGAGAGATGCTCTGGAGACACTCAACACCAAGATGTCTGACATGGAACAACAGGCACAGAACCAGAAGAGTCCG gcgtGTGTGTCGCTGCAGGCTGAGAGGGCTAGGGTAGAGCAGCTGTCTCAGAATGTGTGTGAGCTGCGCTCCCAGctccactgctgtcctgaggcCATGAAGGAGCCCCTACAGGAGCAGCTCACcagg aaCTCCGAGGTGCTGGAAGCTGAGACGAAGCGTTTTGAGGACCTGGAGTTTcagcagctggagagagagagtcgtcatgatgaggagaaggaggaaagcACACAACAACTCCTCAGAGAGATAGCTGACTACCAACGGAGCACCGTCACACGCaag GAGAGGCTGGTGGCGCTAAATAAGCAGGCGGGACAGATTACCCAGCAGGCTCAGCGAGAGAAGGACAGCTTCCTGAAGGAGCGGACCAGCCTGCAGATGATGGTGCAGAGG gagaaAGATAACCTTGCTTCTGTGGAAAATAAGTATGCTGACCTCACAGGTGGGCGGGGCTTCCCTCTCAGCCCTATCAGTCTCAAGGAG GATACGGTGTCGTTGGCTGACGTGTGTCAATCTCAGTCCCGTGACCacgcctcttcctctctttcttctcttatCCTTCCTGCTGACCTGCTGGTCCtatcctccctcctttcttctctttccaTAAAGAGCGCTGAG GGCTATGTAACAGTCAGTGAGATCAATGAAATTTACTCCCAGCTGGGGGGGAACCCTAGTCCTGCCCCTGTTCTGGCCAATCCCTCCCCTGATTCTGAGCCTAGTCCCCCCACTGACGACAGCGCCCCAAAACCAGCGGAggccgtg cactTCCGTTCactggaggagagaaagaggttaGTGAAAGAAGGTGGGGCCCACCTGAGTGACACATTACCCAGGAAGAAGACCACGTCCATCGTCACCCCTCAGTTCAACTGTGCTACACTAGGACGCAGCATGCctaacaag TCCCATCAGCCCCTGGTCCAGAGTTCTAGCTGTGGCAGTATTTTACCCCGGGCCATGTCTGTCTCCTCCAATAGAGACACAGATAAACGGCACCTGCACAAGG GTCAGCCGAGCTCTCGCGCCGCCTCCCAGTCCAACGTGTACCTGGACACCTACGGTCACTGTGATAACGGCCAGGCATACGACACCATGAGCGTGGACAGCTCTGACTCAATGGAGACCAGCATCTCTGCCTGCTCCCCGGACAACGTCTCCTG tgccAGTACGTCTAACGTGACCAAACTGGAGGAAATGGAGCGTCTGCTGAGACAGGCTCAGGCAGAGAAGAATCGCCTCATAGAACACAAG GAGCAAGAGATGGAGTCACGCAAACAggctctggaggaggagaggaggaggagggaggatctGGAGAAACGACTGCAGGAGGAGACCAACAGACGACAGAAACTCATCGACAGGGAGGTGAAACTACGGGAGAAACAGAGAGCACAG TCCCGTCCTCTGACGCGCTACCTGCCAGTTCGAAAGGACGACTTTGACCTAAAAGCCCATATAGAGTCAGCGGGCCACAGTGCTGACACCTGTTTCCACCTGTCCCTCACGGAGAAGACATGCCGAGGATTCCTGGTCAAGATGGGGGGAAAGATCAAGACCTGGAAGAAACGCTGGTTTGTCTTTGACCGCAACCGACGAACGCTCTCCTACTTCTCAG ACAAGCATGAGGCCAAGCTGAAAGGGGTCATCTACTTCCAAGCAATAGAGGAAGTTTACTATGACCACTTAAAGAACGCACACAAG AGTCCTAACCCGTGTCTGACGTTCAGTGTGAAGACTCATGACAGGGTCTATTACATGGTGGCCCCCTCTCCTGAGGCCATGAGGATCTGGATGGATGTCATTGTCACTGGGGCCGAGGGATACACTCAGTTCATGGTGTAG
- the phldb2b gene encoding pleckstrin homology-like domain family B member 2 isoform X3, protein MQSASCGHSRFSHGFPGFTAVGDPETLCQPESDQMSPDEPQSPLDLIDTGKCLKVQTATPHLVSLGSGRLSVAITLLPLKEGVTRIGREDAAVPQDITIQGVGIEAEHCIIINTSGVIILDPCGNLCSLDGIPVTSPVPLTQGYSLCLGQSYFFRFNHPEEASRMKSMLPQKSPVSPLAYSTDYLKFSSDYSHGVVGGAGSARGMRSASELRDLMDTLQRKKIALETSLRANGDSSPSYFSMTQSPPTTPVTSPTSMSSAYQEQARRFYGSDRPPLSVKAAVPPSPSRRSDPPSSRSSMTRNQSYQSQDSLLASPGDGRRQLNPNSSPLLSMWNGGGSSNSVAGGESLSSPPPRSSLSPTSGAASVPSSPRLGRRSHGNHEPTPSNRTRKYSAGSIGGMIGSHSLSLPRLCLSSSPRSHDNGALVLSTLPPTSRRSEPLRNSSHNNSQNHITNSNYNHNPTTNFNYSQGQNMNQKGNQGEGVVSISLSSPKSPTQAPPDVTVPFRSGGSSSPRVAKKLSLTSTSSTSSLQEPEWPASCGVPPGPELFFGEREHRGGSLEPGLGLGERRQSFGKGGLEPGFGLGDRRQSFGKGGVEPSLGLGERRQSFGKGGLEPGLGLGERRQSFGKGGVGLGAGVTPPGGFRARSGSISSLSGKEELTDYHHRQRDERLREQEVERLERQRLETILSLCSELGRSEQDRERTVGSSVDAGAGLADLQMINRELEKLQVSDDDESESVFSDSTVNGNGAGSGSENGYYGNDEERPVRQRRSSGHRDHMAESPAIILRSSATSLTAHLPRTNRALVEEGQRRQEVTRVEEERIQVLNNMEELEQKIKELDNQMDESLREVEVERALVEAEQQAELAALQQERDALETLNTKMSDMEQQAQNQKSPACVSLQAERARVEQLSQNVCELRSQLHCCPEAMKEPLQEQLTRNSEVLEAETKRFEDLEFQQLERESRHDEEKEESTQQLLREIADYQRSTVTRKERLVALNKQAGQITQQAQREKDSFLKERTSLQMMVQREKDNLASVENKYADLTGGRGFPLSPISLKEPLFLSPLFPHGMFQGYVTVSEINEIYSQLGGNPSPAPVLANPSPDSEPSPPTDDSAPKPAEAVLCRSSSPVDCPSSFSSHPLLPRRPPLTKTPSVHWPEDMVTYRDPSPLPDSPPPPLPVKKHSHNRQHFRSLEERKRLVKEGGAHLSDTLPRKKTTSIVTPQFNCATLGRSMPNKSHQPLVQSSSCGSILPRAMSVSSNRDTDKRHLHKGQPSSRAASQSNVYLDTYGHCDNGQAYDTMSVDSSDSMETSISACSPDNVSCASTSNVTKLEEMERLLRQAQAEKNRLIEHKEQEMESRKQALEEERRRREDLEKRLQEETNRRQKLIDREVKLREKQRAQSRPLTRYLPVRKDDFDLKAHIESAGHSADTCFHLSLTEKTCRGFLVKMGGKIKTWKKRWFVFDRNRRTLSYFSDKHEAKLKGVIYFQAIEEVYYDHLKNAHKSPNPCLTFSVKTHDRVYYMVAPSPEAMRIWMDVIVTGAEGYTQFMV, encoded by the exons GTTACTCTCTGTGTCTGGGTCAATCCTACTTCTTCCGTTTCAACCATCCAGAAGAGGCCAGCCGTATGAAGAGCATGCTGCCCCAGaagagccctgtctctcctctggccTACAGCACAG actatCTGAAGTTCAGTAGTGACTACAGCCATGGGGTGGTGGGAGGGGCCGGCAGTGCAAGAGGGATGCGTTCTGCCTCAGAGCTCCGTGATTTGATGGACACCTTACAACGAAAGAAGATCGCCCTGGAGACGAGCCTGAGAGCCAATGGGGACTCTAGCCCCTCCTACTTCAGTATGACACAG TCTCCACCCACCACGCCTGTGACCTCACCCACCTCGATGTCGTCAGCCTATCAAGAGCAGGCTAGGCGTTTCTATGGCTCTGATCGCCCACCCCTCTCGGTCAAAGCCgcagtccctccctccccctctcggcGCTCTGACCCCCCTTCCTCCCGATCCTCCATGACCCGGAACCAATCCTACCAATCACAAGACAGCCTGCTGGCCTCCCCTGGCGACGGGCGACGACAACTAAACCCAAACTCCTCCCCCCTGTTGTCGATGTGGAACGGTGGAGGTTCCTCTAACTCAGTGGCCGGTGGTgagagcctctcctctcctcctccacgttcatccctctctccaaccaGTGGAGCAGCCAGCGTGCCCTCCAGCCCCCGCCTGGGACGCCGAAGTCACGGCAACCATGAGCCGACACCTAGCAACCGAACCAGGAAGTACTCTGCAGGGTCGATAGGTGGCATGATAGGAAgtcacagcctctctctgcccCGCCTCTGCCTATCATCGTCGCCACGTTCCCATGATAATGGAGCCTTGGTGCTCTCTACCCTCCCCCCGACCTCGCGGCGCTCTGAACCTCTACGTAACTCTTCTCACAACAATAGCCAAAACCACATCACAAACAgtaactacaaccataacccaACCACTAACTTTAACTACAGCCAGGGCCAAAACATGAACCAGAAGGGGAACCAAGGTGAGGGGGTGGTATccatttccctctcctccccaaagTCTCCTACCCAGGCCCCTCCAGACGTAACTGTCCCGTTCCGATCAGGGGGCTCCTCCAGTCCCCGCGTAGCCAAGAAACTCAGCCTCACCTCCACCAGCTCCACATCCAGCCTCCAGGAGCCAGAGTGGCCAGCCAGCTGCGGAGTCCCCCCTGGACCAGAGCTTTTTTTCGGGGAGAGGGAGCACAGAGGTGGCAGCCTGGAGCCTGGTCTAGGGTTAGGGGAACGGAGACAGTCTTTTGGGAAGGGTGGGCTTGAACCAGGGTTCGGTCTGGGGGACAGAAGACAGTCCTTTGGAAAGGGAGGGGTAGAACCTAGTTTGGGATTAGGGGAACGGAGACAGTCTTTTGGGAAGGGAGGTTTAGAgccaggtttagggttaggggaacgAAGGCAGTCATTTGGGAAGGGAGGAGTGGGGCTGGGGGCGGGGGTGACCCCACCTGGGGGGTTCAGGGCGAGGAGTGGCAGTATCAGCTCCCTGAGTGGGAAGGAAGAACTGACTGACTACCACCATcgccagagagatgagagactacGAGAACAGGAGGTGGAGAgactg GAACGCCAGCGGCTGGAAAccattctgtctctgtgttcagagctgggtcGATCGGagcaggacagggagaggactgTTGGTTCTAGTGTCGATGCCGGTGCTGGTCTAGCCGACCTTCAGATGATCAACCGGGAACTAGAGAAACTCCAGGTCTCTGACGACGATGAGTCAGAATCCGTCTTCTCTGACTCAACTGTGAACGGAAATGGGGCCGGTAGCGGCTCTGAGAACGGTTACTACGGTAACGACGAGGAGCGTCCAGTCCGACAGCGACGGAGCAGCGGCCACCGGGACCACATGGCAGAATCGCCAGCCATCATCCTACGAAGCTCCGCCACCTCGCTCACCGCGCACCTGCCTAGGACTAATCGG GCGCTGGTGGAGGAGGGCCAGCGGAGGCAGGAAGTGACtcgtgtggaggaggagaggatccaGGTGCTGAACAACATGGAGGAGCTGGAACAGAAGATCAAAGAACTGGACAACCAGATGGATGAGTCTCTCAGAGAG gtggaggtGGAGCGTGCCCTGGTGGAGGCAGAGCAGCAGGCGGAGCTAGCGGCCTTGCAGCAGGAGAGAGATGCTCTGGAGACACTCAACACCAAGATGTCTGACATGGAACAACAGGCACAGAACCAGAAGAGTCCG gcgtGTGTGTCGCTGCAGGCTGAGAGGGCTAGGGTAGAGCAGCTGTCTCAGAATGTGTGTGAGCTGCGCTCCCAGctccactgctgtcctgaggcCATGAAGGAGCCCCTACAGGAGCAGCTCACcagg aaCTCCGAGGTGCTGGAAGCTGAGACGAAGCGTTTTGAGGACCTGGAGTTTcagcagctggagagagagagtcgtcatgatgaggagaaggaggaaagcACACAACAACTCCTCAGAGAGATAGCTGACTACCAACGGAGCACCGTCACACGCaag GAGAGGCTGGTGGCGCTAAATAAGCAGGCGGGACAGATTACCCAGCAGGCTCAGCGAGAGAAGGACAGCTTCCTGAAGGAGCGGACCAGCCTGCAGATGATGGTGCAGAGG gagaaAGATAACCTTGCTTCTGTGGAAAATAAGTATGCTGACCTCACAGGTGGGCGGGGCTTCCCTCTCAGCCCTATCAGTCTCAAGGAG ccactttttCTCTCCCCCCTTTTCCCTCATGGTATGTTCCAGGGCTATGTAACAGTCAGTGAGATCAATGAAATTTACTCCCAGCTGGGGGGGAACCCTAGTCCTGCCCCTGTTCTGGCCAATCCCTCCCCTGATTCTGAGCCTAGTCCCCCCACTGACGACAGCGCCCCAAAACCAGCGGAggccgtg CTCTgtcgctcctcctctcctgtcgaTTGTccttcctccttttcctcccATCCCCTATTGCCCCGCCGCCCCCCTCTCACCAAAACCCCCTCGGTTCATTGGCCGGAGGACATGGTGACCTATCGtgacccctctcccctccctgactctcctcctcctcctctgcctgtcAAAAAACACAGCCACAACAGGCAG cactTCCGTTCactggaggagagaaagaggttaGTGAAAGAAGGTGGGGCCCACCTGAGTGACACATTACCCAGGAAGAAGACCACGTCCATCGTCACCCCTCAGTTCAACTGTGCTACACTAGGACGCAGCATGCctaacaag TCCCATCAGCCCCTGGTCCAGAGTTCTAGCTGTGGCAGTATTTTACCCCGGGCCATGTCTGTCTCCTCCAATAGAGACACAGATAAACGGCACCTGCACAAGG GTCAGCCGAGCTCTCGCGCCGCCTCCCAGTCCAACGTGTACCTGGACACCTACGGTCACTGTGATAACGGCCAGGCATACGACACCATGAGCGTGGACAGCTCTGACTCAATGGAGACCAGCATCTCTGCCTGCTCCCCGGACAACGTCTCCTG tgccAGTACGTCTAACGTGACCAAACTGGAGGAAATGGAGCGTCTGCTGAGACAGGCTCAGGCAGAGAAGAATCGCCTCATAGAACACAAG GAGCAAGAGATGGAGTCACGCAAACAggctctggaggaggagaggaggaggagggaggatctGGAGAAACGACTGCAGGAGGAGACCAACAGACGACAGAAACTCATCGACAGGGAGGTGAAACTACGGGAGAAACAGAGAGCACAG TCCCGTCCTCTGACGCGCTACCTGCCAGTTCGAAAGGACGACTTTGACCTAAAAGCCCATATAGAGTCAGCGGGCCACAGTGCTGACACCTGTTTCCACCTGTCCCTCACGGAGAAGACATGCCGAGGATTCCTGGTCAAGATGGGGGGAAAGATCAAGACCTGGAAGAAACGCTGGTTTGTCTTTGACCGCAACCGACGAACGCTCTCCTACTTCTCAG ACAAGCATGAGGCCAAGCTGAAAGGGGTCATCTACTTCCAAGCAATAGAGGAAGTTTACTATGACCACTTAAAGAACGCACACAAG AGTCCTAACCCGTGTCTGACGTTCAGTGTGAAGACTCATGACAGGGTCTATTACATGGTGGCCCCCTCTCCTGAGGCCATGAGGATCTGGATGGATGTCATTGTCACTGGGGCCGAGGGATACACTCAGTTCATGGTGTAG